In a single window of the Zea mays cultivar B73 chromosome 5, Zm-B73-REFERENCE-NAM-5.0, whole genome shotgun sequence genome:
- the LOC100273383 gene encoding Flavonoid 3'-monooxygenase CYP75B3, with amino-acid sequence MDVPLPLLLGSVAVSLVVWCLLLRRGGAGKGKRPLPPGPRGWPVLGNLPQVGAKPHHTMCAMAREYGPLFRLRFGSAEVVVAASARVAAQFLRAHDANFSNRPPNSGAEHVAYNYQDLVFAPYGSRWRALRKLCALHLFSAKALDDLRGVREGEVALMVRELARQGERGRAAVALGQVANVCATNTLARATVGRRVFAVDGGEGAREFKEMVVELMQLAGVFNVGDFVPALAWLDPQGVVGRMKRLHRRYDDMMNGIIRERKAAEEGKDLLSVLLARMREQQPLAEGDDTRFNETDIKALLLNLFTAGTDTTSSTVEWALAELIRHPDVLRKAQQELDAVVGRDRLVSESDLPRLTYLTAVIKETFRLHPSTPLSLPRVAAEECEVDGFRIPAGTTLLVNVWAIARDPEAWPEPLEFRPARFLPGGSHAGVDVKGSDFELIPFGAGRRICAGLSWGLRMVTLMTATLVHALDWDLADGMTADKLDMEEAYGLTLQRAVPLMVRPAPRLLPSAYAE; translated from the exons ATGGACGTGCCGCTCCCGCTGCTGCTCGGCTCCGTGGCCGTTTCCCTCGTCGTGTGGTGCCTTCTGCTCCGCCGCGGCGGGGCCGGGAAGGGGAAGCGGCCGCTGCCGCCCGGTCCCCGGGGCTGGCCGGTGCTGGGCAACCTGCCGCAGGTCGGCGCCAAGCCGCACCACACCATGTGTGCTATGGCGCGGGAGTACGGCCCGCTGTTCCGGCTCCGGTTCGGCAGCGCCGAGGTGGTGGTGGCCGCGTCGGCGCGGGTGGCGGCCCAGTTCCTGCGCGCCCACGACGCCAACTTCAGCAACCGCCCGCCCAACTCCGGGGCCGAGCACGTGGCGTACAACTACCAGGACCTGGTGTTCGCCCCGTACGGCTCCCGGTGGCGCGCGCTACGGAAGCTGTGCGCGCTCCACCTCTTCTCCGCCAAGGCCCTGGACGACCTGCGCGGCGTCAGAGAGGGCGAGGTAGCGCTCATGGTGAGGGAGCTCGCCCGGCAGGGAGAGCGAGGACGGGCCGCCGTGGCGCTGGGCCAGGTGGCCAACGTCTGCGCGACCAACACGCTGGCCCGGGCGACCGTGGGCCGGCGCGTGTTCGCCGTCGACGGAGGGGAGGGCGCCAGGGAGTTCAAGGAGATGGTGGTGGAGCTGATGCAGCTCGCCGGGGTCTTCAACGTCGGGGACTTCGTGCCGGCGCTCGCGTGGCTCGACCCGCAGGGCGTGGTCGGCAGGATGAAGCGGCTGCACCGCAGGTACGACGACATGATGAACGGGATCATCAGGGAGAGGAAGGCCGCCGAGGAAGGCAAGGACCTGCTCAGCGTGCTGCTGGCCAGGATGCGGGAGCAGCAGCCGCTAGCGGAGGGCGACGACACTAGGTTCAACGAGACTGACATCAAGGCACTTCTCCTG AACCTCTTCACGGCTGGGACGGACACGACATCCAGCACGGTGGAGTGGGCGCTGGCCGAGCTGATCCGGCATCCGGACGTGCTCAGGAAGGCCCAGCAGGAGCTCGACGCCGTCGTCGGCCGCGACCGCCTCGTCTCCGAGTCGGACCTCCCGCGCCTCACGTACCTCACGGCGGTGATCAAGGAGACGTTCCGTCTGCACCCGTCCACGCCGCTGTCGCTGCCccgcgtcgccgccgaggagtgcgAGGTGGACGGGTTCCGCATCCCCGCCGGCACCACGCTGCTGGTGAACGTGTGGGCGATCGCCCGAGACCCGGAGGCGTGGCCCGAGCCTCTCGAGTTCCGGCCCGCCCGCTTCCTCCCGGGCGGCTCGCACGCGGGAGTCGATGTCAAAGGGAGcgacttcgagctcatcccgttcGGCGCCGGCCGGAGAATCTGCGCGGGCCTCAGCTGGGGTCTGCGGATGGTCACGCTCATGACGGCCACGCTGGTGCACGCCCTGGACTGGGACCTCGCCGACGGCATGACCGCGGACAAGCTGGACATGGAGGAGGCCTACGGGCTCACCCTGCAGCGCGCCGTGCCGTTAATGGTCCGCCCAGCACCCAGACTGCTGCCGTCTGCTTACGCAGAGTAG